Genomic window (Desulfovibrio sp. TomC):
CGTAAGCGTCAAAAGAGGCCCTTCTTACGCCTCTTGAGTTTTCTGTCATGGTTTGCCCCACAGGAGGGACAGCCATGGCAACATCAGCAACGGAGCATAGATCCGAGAAGGCGGCGTATTGGGCTGGACATTTTGAGTCTTGGCGAGGCAGTGGCCTGAGCCAGGGGGCTTACTGCCGGCGGCATGGCCTTTCCCAAAGTTCATGGGGCTATTGGCGGAAGCGTTTGGCGAGATCGGCCGACGAAGAGGCAGCGCCTTGCTTCGCAATCGTCCCTGTGCCGCTGTCCGCGTCGCCCCAGGCGGA
Coding sequences:
- the tnpA gene encoding IS66 family insertion sequence element accessory protein TnpA, which gives rise to MATSATEHRSEKAAYWAGHFESWRGSGLSQGAYCRRHGLSQSSWGYWRKRLARSADEEAAPCFAIVPVPLSASPQADMATAPEPMLVHVGNAFHIEIRGDFAAPVLEKLVRTLVRL